The following are encoded together in the Desulfobacterales bacterium genome:
- a CDS encoding pyridoxamine 5'-phosphate oxidase family protein, giving the protein MTDTEFIRQQVLELITRQKLGVLSTYGDGQPFASLVAIAGTEDLKHLIFATPKSTRKFNNILMHPKVAVLVNSSTNRVADIQEAAAVTVTGKAVEVMDSSSRKAFADIFVDKHPHLKAFIAEPATALVCVIADTYYLVKQFQNVMTLQIT; this is encoded by the coding sequence GTGACGGATACAGAATTCATTCGGCAGCAGGTTCTCGAATTGATAACTCGCCAGAAATTGGGCGTGCTTTCGACCTATGGCGATGGGCAGCCGTTTGCGAGTTTGGTAGCGATTGCAGGAACTGAGGATCTAAAGCACCTTATATTTGCAACGCCCAAAAGCACCAGAAAGTTCAATAATATTCTGATGCATCCAAAGGTGGCCGTGCTCGTCAACAGCAGCACGAATCGGGTGGCTGATATTCAGGAGGCTGCAGCCGTCACGGTAACGGGAAAGGCCGTCGAGGTTATGGATAGCAGCAGCCGTAAGGCATTTGCGGACATCTTTGTTGACAAGCACCCCCATCTAAAAGCGTTTATCGCTGAGCCCGCCACTGCCCTGGTCTGTGTTATCGCGGATACCTATTATCTTGTAAAACAGTTTCAGAATGTGATGACATTGCAGATAACTTAA
- a CDS encoding LuxR C-terminal-related transcriptional regulator, giving the protein MGKNTSDSGSNESAVCKLDARSVFDSLSAHIAILDENGVIVDTNQAWRDFAVQNGKSSGYDSIGENYLRICELAEGEDAAVAKKIAAGIGQVTKGLRKEFVHDYPCHSPSARYWYYIRVIRMSGRRPVYVVVSHEDITNLKLTEEALRNSREALEETNIALKVLLKQREADKLELEKKVLANVKELVFPYLNKLKTAPLKAREKTIVDIIVDHLNDIISPLMQSLSHLNIFLTPQEMQIATLVKDGKSTQEISDLLHISEATVSFHRKNIRKKLGISNQNRNLRSYLMTLEK; this is encoded by the coding sequence ATGGGAAAGAATACCAGTGACAGCGGCTCGAATGAGTCAGCGGTTTGCAAACTCGACGCCCGCTCGGTGTTTGATTCATTGTCCGCCCACATTGCTATTTTGGATGAAAATGGCGTCATTGTGGATACCAATCAGGCGTGGCGGGATTTTGCCGTGCAAAACGGAAAGTCCAGCGGATATGATTCAATCGGTGAGAATTACCTGAGAATCTGCGAGCTCGCCGAGGGAGAAGATGCGGCTGTAGCGAAAAAAATTGCAGCGGGTATCGGTCAAGTTACCAAGGGCCTGCGTAAAGAGTTTGTGCATGATTATCCCTGTCATTCGCCTAGTGCCAGGTACTGGTATTATATCCGCGTGATTCGAATGTCCGGCCGGCGGCCGGTGTATGTGGTGGTCAGTCACGAGGACATCACGAATTTGAAACTTACGGAAGAGGCGTTGCGAAACAGCCGTGAAGCGCTGGAGGAGACGAATATTGCGTTGAAAGTGCTGCTAAAACAGCGTGAGGCGGATAAACTGGAGCTGGAAAAGAAAGTGCTGGCGAATGTGAAGGAGTTGGTTTTCCCCTACCTTAACAAATTAAAAACCGCGCCGCTTAAAGCCAGGGAAAAAACGATCGTGGATATCATCGTTGACCATTTGAATGATATCATTTCCCCGTTGATGCAAAGCCTGTCCCACCTTAATATTTTCCTGACCCCCCAGGAAATGCAGATTGCAACGCTGGTGAAAGACGGAAAAAGCACCCAGGAAATATCCGATCTGCTCCATATCTCAGAGGCAACTGTTAGTTTTCATAGAAAAAACATTCGAAAAAAGCTTGGCATCAGTAATCAGAACCGCAACCTGAGGTCTTATCTGATGACCCTTGAAAAATAG
- a CDS encoding NlpC/P60 family protein, producing the protein MRFTIQAGAFSTVENAIRLTQALELKRLSAYYYHDKSGLFKVRFGDFASQEEAMVKAKSLVNAGIIREHYIVSLAGYPAAKSLAYNAPALRESLVETAENFIGLPYQWGGTSPDEGFDCSGLVMAVYQVNGFNLPRCSQDQYASGEPIDRHDLKKGDLVFFSFIHPDQISHVGVYTGNDGFIHAPGKGKTIRKDAISDPCFATRYAGARTYLR; encoded by the coding sequence GTGCGATTTACCATTCAGGCCGGCGCTTTTTCCACCGTTGAAAATGCAATACGCCTGACCCAAGCCCTGGAGCTTAAACGCCTCAGCGCCTACTACTATCATGACAAGTCCGGGCTTTTCAAAGTACGTTTCGGCGATTTCGCATCTCAAGAAGAGGCCATGGTGAAAGCCAAATCTCTTGTGAACGCGGGCATTATCCGGGAACATTACATCGTATCCCTTGCGGGGTATCCGGCAGCAAAATCGTTAGCATATAACGCCCCTGCCCTGCGGGAAAGTCTTGTGGAAACGGCCGAAAACTTCATCGGACTCCCCTATCAATGGGGCGGAACTTCACCGGATGAAGGATTTGACTGCAGCGGGCTTGTCATGGCCGTCTACCAGGTTAACGGCTTCAACCTTCCGCGCTGCTCTCAAGACCAGTATGCATCCGGCGAACCGATAGATCGGCACGACTTGAAAAAGGGAGATCTCGTCTTCTTCTCTTTTATCCACCCCGACCAAATCTCTCATGTCGGGGTCTATACCGGCAATGATGGCTTTATCCATGCGCCGGGAAAGGGAAAAACCATTCGTAAAGACGCCATTTCCGATCCATGCTTCGCGACGCGATATGCCGGCGCACGAACCTATCTGAGATGA
- a CDS encoding TetR/AcrR family transcriptional regulator — translation MSPKRIKIIQSAEKVFSKKGATAATISEIAKKAGVSDAIIYQHFKGKEDLLHSIPYERLQELINRAEEALQGINHIESCLRKLFWCHLSFFAQHKELAKILILQCRPSDHFYTTPAYEVLQKYESIIAGILQNGVREGIFREDIPMSFVQDAIIGMLDFETLGIAVTGETADPMANIDDMIAMIHAMISKSTVSVQQISTEDKILIAAEKVFDAKGFLKATMSEIASAAGVAEGTVYDYFANKDQLMISIPKKRIERYYTKVEELFHATRPATKLERYIQFIFSFFLKDYEISKVFYQILLSQQFYASDGYKSFQHHFGVIEDIVTEGVKTGDFRPNANARLFRNMFMGICTRFAISWFILEQPADKIKQVNMMTELLISSIST, via the coding sequence ATGAGTCCCAAACGAATAAAAATTATACAATCCGCCGAGAAGGTGTTCTCAAAAAAGGGGGCAACTGCTGCAACCATTTCAGAAATCGCTAAAAAAGCCGGCGTATCCGACGCCATCATTTACCAGCACTTTAAAGGAAAGGAAGATTTACTGCACTCCATTCCTTATGAACGACTGCAAGAACTTATCAACCGGGCTGAGGAAGCACTCCAGGGAATAAATCACATCGAAAGCTGCCTTAGAAAACTTTTCTGGTGCCATCTCAGCTTTTTCGCACAACATAAAGAACTCGCGAAAATTCTTATTTTGCAATGCCGACCGAGCGATCATTTCTACACAACCCCGGCTTACGAGGTATTGCAAAAATATGAATCGATTATAGCGGGTATCTTGCAAAATGGGGTTCGTGAAGGGATTTTTCGTGAGGATATACCGATGTCCTTTGTACAGGATGCCATCATCGGCATGCTTGATTTTGAAACATTGGGAATAGCGGTAACCGGTGAAACGGCAGACCCCATGGCAAATATAGATGACATGATCGCGATGATCCATGCCATGATTTCAAAATCAACTGTTAGCGTGCAACAAATTTCCACTGAAGACAAGATTTTGATTGCCGCTGAAAAAGTATTCGACGCAAAAGGATTTCTAAAGGCAACCATGTCTGAAATTGCCTCCGCCGCCGGCGTCGCCGAAGGAACGGTTTATGATTATTTCGCAAACAAAGACCAACTGATGATATCCATTCCCAAAAAACGAATAGAACGGTATTATACCAAAGTTGAAGAGCTGTTTCACGCTACTCGCCCTGCAACCAAATTAGAAAGATACATTCAGTTTATTTTTTCATTCTTTTTAAAGGACTATGAAATATCAAAGGTATTTTATCAAATTCTGCTGAGCCAGCAATTTTATGCCTCGGATGGTTATAAATCTTTTCAGCACCACTTCGGGGTTATCGAAGATATTGTGACCGAGGGAGTAAAGACCGGTGATTTTCGCCCGAATGCCAATGCGCGGCTTTTCCGGAACATGTTCATGGGAATATGCACGCGCTTTGCCATCTCATGGTTTATTCTGGAACAACCGGCCGACAAGATAAAGCAAGTGAATATGATGACCGAGTTACTCATCTCCTCGATTAGCACTTAA
- a CDS encoding SCP2 sterol-binding domain-containing protein, with amino-acid sequence MPEIFTKDWYDAIMEQANSTGALKKTAPPGEWRMAMEVVGDGKSPYVPEGVTKNLFICLQDGALVDYKEFPEKIPGKNLQYRFTGPASVFEGIAAGVLDPVEAGLTGAISIRGDMRLLMQHTKLMDAIYSVYVQNNPTDWAKGKPPYQS; translated from the coding sequence ATGCCTGAAATTTTTACTAAGGATTGGTACGACGCGATCATGGAACAAGCCAACAGCACTGGAGCGCTTAAAAAGACGGCACCGCCGGGCGAGTGGCGAATGGCCATGGAAGTCGTGGGGGATGGCAAATCACCGTATGTTCCCGAAGGCGTCACCAAAAATTTGTTTATTTGTCTACAGGATGGCGCACTGGTGGACTACAAAGAGTTTCCTGAAAAAATTCCCGGAAAAAACCTTCAATATCGATTTACCGGCCCTGCCAGCGTTTTTGAAGGTATTGCCGCTGGTGTTCTGGACCCTGTGGAAGCCGGACTCACCGGCGCCATCAGCATTCGCGGCGATATGCGGCTGTTGATGCAGCATACCAAACTCATGGATGCCATTTACAGCGTATATGTCCAAAACAACCCGACGGACTGGGCCAAGGGAAAGCCTCCGTATCAGTCGTAA
- a CDS encoding NAD(P)/FAD-dependent oxidoreductase codes for MKSTDYDAIIIGAGHNGMALSTYLGKSGWRVLVLERRQEEGGGLSTECYTLPGHLHNLHSNYHTFVGLCPVYDDLGLIGDDGVTYAHPAVQMGSIFEDGTAITIHTDMAKTHASMSRFSTKDADTFMRLYKEVKGFQDLMIQALMYAPPIHVNDITRALTSFGVEEKTEFFRAKLRSMTVHDFLNKHFENEKIKVMLAFHAAVCGYCTDTVGLAVSFPFMLGKIDNWRLALGGSHRLAHALWRQMRRAGVTLLPAAPVQQILLEDGRAVGVRLEDGTEFHASKLVASSIDLDQTFNKMLPAGAVPDDIHKVVDGYKYQDASTYTVHLAMRKIPTYKAAQFDPDINKAWVLNIGYNTLEDYSRDWADIRNKRVPEPKLNVAVNSLYDPYDAPEGAATGMLRLFAPYEIGDKGSGGWDANNFKKVYMQRCISKWQQYCEDFTDADILMAKPYTPYDISAKLINMVNGDWMVGKIADDNLLAQRPASMLSQYRTPVKGLYLCGSCTHPHGFITFGPGYNALSVIADDFGLEKWWAEV; via the coding sequence ATGAAAAGCACGGATTATGACGCCATTATTATTGGCGCGGGGCATAATGGCATGGCGTTATCGACCTATCTCGGAAAAAGCGGATGGCGTGTTTTGGTACTGGAAAGAAGGCAGGAAGAAGGCGGCGGGTTGTCCACGGAGTGCTATACCCTGCCGGGACACCTTCATAACCTTCACAGCAATTATCACACCTTCGTGGGGCTGTGTCCGGTGTATGACGATTTGGGATTGATCGGCGATGATGGTGTGACCTATGCGCATCCTGCGGTTCAGATGGGCTCTATTTTTGAAGATGGCACCGCGATCACGATCCATACAGATATGGCAAAAACCCACGCGTCGATGAGCCGTTTCTCCACCAAGGATGCGGATACCTTCATGCGTCTTTATAAAGAGGTAAAGGGGTTTCAGGATCTGATGATTCAGGCGCTCATGTATGCCCCGCCGATTCATGTCAATGATATCACCCGTGCCCTGACCAGTTTCGGTGTGGAAGAAAAGACTGAGTTTTTCAGGGCCAAACTCAGGTCCATGACGGTTCACGATTTTCTAAATAAGCATTTTGAAAACGAGAAGATCAAAGTAATGCTGGCATTCCATGCCGCGGTGTGCGGGTATTGTACGGATACGGTGGGGCTGGCAGTTTCTTTTCCCTTTATGCTCGGGAAAATCGATAATTGGCGACTCGCTCTGGGCGGATCGCATCGCTTGGCCCATGCCCTGTGGCGCCAGATGCGGCGTGCCGGTGTGACGCTTCTGCCCGCGGCACCGGTTCAACAAATACTGCTTGAAGATGGCCGGGCCGTAGGCGTTCGCCTTGAAGACGGCACCGAGTTTCATGCGAGCAAGCTCGTTGCCAGCAGCATTGATCTGGATCAAACGTTCAATAAAATGCTTCCGGCGGGTGCCGTGCCGGATGATATCCATAAGGTGGTGGATGGTTACAAATACCAGGACGCCTCTACCTACACGGTTCATCTAGCGATGCGCAAGATCCCCACCTATAAGGCAGCGCAATTTGATCCGGATATCAATAAGGCCTGGGTGTTGAATATTGGCTATAATACCCTGGAAGATTATAGCCGCGATTGGGCGGATATCCGCAATAAGCGCGTACCGGAGCCAAAATTGAATGTGGCGGTCAATTCCCTCTATGACCCCTATGATGCACCGGAGGGGGCGGCTACCGGCATGCTTCGATTGTTTGCACCTTACGAAATCGGGGATAAGGGGTCCGGCGGTTGGGATGCCAACAATTTCAAAAAGGTCTATATGCAGCGCTGCATTTCAAAATGGCAGCAATATTGCGAGGACTTCACGGATGCCGATATTCTGATGGCAAAGCCCTATACGCCTTATGACATCAGCGCCAAGTTAATCAACATGGTCAACGGCGACTGGATGGTGGGAAAGATAGCGGACGATAACCTCCTGGCCCAACGCCCCGCAAGCATGCTGTCTCAATACAGAACACCTGTCAAGGGGCTGTATCTTTGCGGTTCATGTACGCATCCCCACGGGTTTATCACCTTCGGTCCCGGCTATAATGCCTTGAGCGTCATTGCGGATGATTTTGGTTTGGAAAAATGGTGGGCGGAAGTTTGA
- a CDS encoding NAD(P)/FAD-dependent oxidoreductase, producing the protein MPHNEYDAIIIGGGSQGLTLGAYLARSGVKVAILERKHEEGGCFCTRETTAPGFLHNHAQCMEFMDWMPFYYDFNLESLGARTVYPDAQFGIAFSDGRPPIVLHSVAKEENFALSHKSISVYSKQDADNWVACRKRAVALEPLFCQFFYNPPTMPSKENPDPLHTVGMVMMEQMGLPAHLNYGSGRTLVDYLFETPELRTLFYKGLEDWGTSLEMMGMGPIALISLFFIEQNSRLGIGGTHTLAHAMVMAAVNAGADFYENAGVSKIIVEGGKAVGVRLTDGTEMRAGKLVASNADLKQTLLGMVGEENLSPLWVKRTKAFRYGRSCVLGSTHMALHEAPNYKSAKHDPAINKCLIVVTGFDEPQQLIDHVREVEAGKIPTIPGLFCAVNSLFDPTYAPPGKHAMSAWIFFPKASKLTRAEWAEVRATYNDRIIEHFTRWAPNMTRDNVIADFFETPLDLQDDKLIPEGDFCLGAMNPDQMAHNRPFLEAAMYRAEIKNLYLCSSGQHPLGGISCGVGYNAYKVIAEDLGLTYKPWETSGRGY; encoded by the coding sequence ATGCCACATAACGAATATGATGCGATTATTATCGGCGGCGGAAGTCAGGGCCTTACTCTTGGGGCTTATCTTGCCCGATCCGGGGTAAAAGTAGCGATTCTTGAACGCAAACATGAAGAGGGCGGATGCTTTTGTACGCGGGAAACCACGGCGCCGGGGTTCTTGCACAACCATGCGCAGTGCATGGAATTTATGGACTGGATGCCCTTTTACTACGATTTTAATCTGGAAAGTTTAGGCGCCAGAACGGTTTATCCGGATGCGCAATTCGGCATCGCTTTTTCAGACGGGCGCCCGCCCATTGTGCTTCATAGTGTGGCCAAGGAAGAAAATTTTGCTCTTTCGCACAAATCCATCTCGGTCTATTCAAAGCAGGATGCGGATAATTGGGTGGCGTGCCGAAAAAGAGCGGTCGCCTTGGAACCCCTGTTCTGCCAGTTTTTCTATAACCCGCCGACCATGCCGAGTAAAGAGAATCCCGATCCCTTGCATACCGTCGGAATGGTCATGATGGAGCAGATGGGACTGCCCGCGCATCTCAACTATGGGTCCGGAAGAACGTTGGTCGACTATCTTTTTGAAACGCCGGAACTAAGAACGCTATTCTACAAAGGGCTGGAAGACTGGGGAACCTCCCTGGAAATGATGGGAATGGGGCCGATTGCCTTGATCAGCCTGTTTTTCATTGAGCAAAACTCTCGCCTGGGCATCGGTGGAACCCATACCCTGGCGCATGCCATGGTAATGGCGGCGGTCAACGCAGGTGCGGATTTCTATGAAAATGCCGGCGTATCGAAAATTATCGTGGAAGGCGGCAAAGCCGTCGGTGTGCGGCTGACGGACGGGACTGAAATGCGTGCCGGAAAACTGGTCGCCTCCAATGCGGATCTCAAGCAGACACTGCTTGGCATGGTGGGCGAGGAAAATCTGAGCCCTCTTTGGGTCAAACGGACCAAAGCATTTCGATACGGCCGCTCCTGCGTGCTCGGCTCCACGCATATGGCGCTTCATGAGGCGCCGAATTATAAGAGCGCCAAGCATGATCCTGCGATTAACAAGTGCTTGATCGTGGTCACCGGATTTGATGAGCCCCAGCAGTTGATCGATCATGTCCGGGAAGTCGAGGCCGGCAAGATTCCAACAATTCCGGGTCTTTTTTGTGCGGTCAATTCCCTGTTTGATCCGACTTATGCTCCTCCGGGCAAGCATGCCATGTCGGCATGGATTTTCTTTCCCAAAGCAAGCAAACTTACCCGAGCAGAGTGGGCGGAAGTCAGAGCGACCTACAACGATCGAATCATCGAGCACTTCACCCGGTGGGCGCCGAATATGACCCGCGATAACGTGATTGCCGACTTTTTTGAAACCCCGCTGGACCTTCAGGATGATAAACTGATACCGGAAGGCGACTTTTGCCTGGGCGCCATGAATCCGGATCAGATGGCGCATAACCGGCCGTTTTTGGAGGCGGCCATGTATCGCGCCGAAATTAAAAATCTCTATCTTTGCAGCTCCGGGCAGCATCCGTTGGGAGGGATTTCCTGCGGGGTCGGTTACAATGCTTATAAGGTGATTGCCGAAGATTTGGGGCTGACTTATAAGCCGTGGGAAACCAGCGGACGGGGATATTAA
- a CDS encoding 2-hydroxyacyl-CoA dehydratase family protein — protein MAMEAMQPPEKTSSLETLLNLPLRGENPYITQWKNAGGRIFGYICSYVPEEVLYAHEGPGKILPIRMGAQGCQTTEDADIHMNKIMCSFARCLLQLGLTGEYDFLDGLVVTNCCEHMRRIYEQWRDHTKTPVLSMISVPHEVGGANRLSWYSEEIQNMTSDIGKKFGYRATEASLRSAAQIYDRYRALMLALYALRAAEFPLLTGSEAMKIAQAGFSMPKEVFNDMLEEALEELRARPGIHDARARLMVCGSYLDDTFLMDVIESTGAIVVTDSLCSMRKYIEGSIGEAADPMAAIIKRYFSKISCPRMVNSYSNRLDFTRKLVRDAKVDGVIFERMSFCDNHAVENLMESKVLEKEGIPTLHLEREYMAGDTGRYKTRVQAFLEKIGK, from the coding sequence ATGGCTATGGAGGCAATGCAACCCCCGGAAAAGACCAGCTCCCTTGAGACCCTTTTAAACTTGCCGTTACGCGGTGAGAACCCGTACATCACGCAATGGAAGAATGCCGGTGGAAGAATTTTCGGGTATATCTGCAGTTATGTCCCTGAAGAGGTGCTTTACGCGCACGAGGGGCCCGGAAAGATTCTTCCCATACGAATGGGCGCACAGGGGTGTCAGACCACGGAAGACGCCGATATTCACATGAACAAGATCATGTGCAGTTTTGCCAGGTGTCTGTTGCAGTTGGGGTTGACCGGAGAATACGATTTTCTGGATGGCCTTGTGGTGACCAATTGCTGCGAGCATATGAGAAGAATTTATGAGCAATGGCGGGATCACACAAAAACCCCCGTGCTCAGTATGATTTCCGTTCCGCATGAGGTCGGCGGTGCCAATCGGCTATCATGGTATTCAGAAGAGATTCAGAATATGACCTCTGATATCGGAAAGAAATTCGGATACCGCGCGACGGAGGCTTCCCTTCGAAGCGCAGCCCAAATTTACGATCGGTACAGGGCACTGATGCTGGCGCTTTACGCCCTGCGCGCGGCTGAATTTCCGCTGTTGACCGGCTCGGAAGCCATGAAAATTGCCCAGGCCGGTTTTTCGATGCCCAAAGAGGTGTTTAACGACATGCTCGAAGAGGCCCTTGAGGAACTTCGCGCACGACCGGGAATTCACGATGCCAGGGCAAGGCTGATGGTCTGTGGCAGCTATTTGGATGACACATTTCTGATGGATGTGATCGAGAGCACCGGCGCGATCGTTGTGACCGACTCGCTGTGTTCCATGCGTAAATACATTGAGGGAAGCATTGGAGAGGCGGCTGATCCCATGGCGGCGATTATCAAACGATACTTCAGCAAGATTTCCTGCCCGCGGATGGTAAACAGTTATTCAAATCGCCTCGATTTTACCCGAAAGCTGGTCCGTGATGCAAAGGTGGATGGCGTTATATTTGAAAGAATGTCGTTTTGCGATAACCATGCCGTCGAAAATTTAATGGAGAGCAAGGTGCTTGAGAAAGAGGGAATTCCCACCTTGCATCTTGAAAGAGAGTATATGGCTGGCGATACAGGGCGTTATAAAACCCGGGTTCAAGCATTTCTGGAGAAAATCGGGAAATAA